In Argopecten irradians isolate NY chromosome 11, Ai_NY, whole genome shotgun sequence, one DNA window encodes the following:
- the LOC138334336 gene encoding uncharacterized protein isoform X1 — protein MTTIQFCIGILVSVAGLGSAAQTVRLVNGTERSGIVELYQTALNLWWPVCGKGCWSHKNANVTCKELGFRGGEMTEELSYSADRDTVQYKCNGTENALHGCKTDSCSIRGACTVSVRVTCHSAVRLNGYQTLSGRKRVEVFRENSNGDLEWKGLCRDSWTQENTDVVCKQYGFRTGKSKAGGIQNSSKEMWDGIDFNCSGVEDHLSYCHTVRGDRSCDSDVIVTCSNPRRYNETCSEKAPCEDGLSCTKEICKCGNEMKSYWSSEKKKCLYESSVGGRCRSDDDCISDLICQGTGNRHCKCGTGGKFWYSKENKCQQKSHYSAVFVLTPQTFGSARDFCEDEGGHLASPDQIIQLFSSCVGPNKTIWIEGTTEDEMCPIGRNSDGTLLIGNQTSCSNIFSFLCVLTNETLDGMATKCRHLHHHQTIKGADLTNPLSWPIFAGAAFVLILALTIAVLCYMYKRKKRSRPKHRHTASYDYHQSASSGVELNVVKSDAVHGTNGSECYDLAHVSQATTTDLYGNGELGEKPPAVATDLHCYGELGEKPPAVATDLYGYGVLGGKCHNNDGLYSHSKGLDNTGEYDSFIKKDEDTDVNDIYDHTRHQENHYDDFQKGRKC, from the exons ATGACAACGATTCAGTTCTGTATTGGTATTCTTGTCTCAGTCGCGGGGCTAGGATCAGCGGCACAAACGG TTCGACTTGTGAATGGAACTGAACGCTCAGGCATCGTTGAATTATATCAGACAGCATTGAATCTCTGGTGGCCCGTGTGTGGAAAGGGATGTTGGTCACACAAAAATGCTAATGTTACTTGCAAAGAATTAGGATTTAG AGGAGGGGAAATGACAGAAGAGCTATCGTATTCCGCGGATCGAGACACAGTGCAGTACAAGTGTAATGGTACAGAAAATGCTTTACATGGTTGCAAGACTGACTCATGTTCTATCCGAGGGGCATGCACAGTCAGTGTTAGAGTAACGTGTCATA GCGCAGTTCGTTTGAATGGCTATCAAACTCTTAGTGGTAGAAAAAGGGTGGAAGTTTTTCGGGAAAATTCAAACGGAGATCTCGAGTGGAAAGGTCTTTGTAGAGATAGCTGGACACAGGAAAACACAGATGTCGTGTGTAAACAATACGGATTTAG AACAGGAAAGTCAAAGGCTGGAGGAATACAGAATTCCAGTAAAGAAATGTGGGATGGTATTGACTTTAATTGTTCTGGTGTGGAGGACCATCTGTCTTACTGTCATACGGTCAGGGGGGATAGGTCATGTGACTCTGACGTTATCGTCACCTGTAGTAACCCAC GTCGTTACAACGAGACGTGCAGTGAGAAAGCACCCTGTGAAGACGGCCTGAGTTGTACAAAAGAAATATGCAAGTGTGGTAACGAAATGAAATCCTATTGGAGTTCGGAAAAGAAGAAATGCCTATATG AATCTTCAGTGGGCGGAAGGTGCCGCTCTGATGACGACTGTATCAGTGACCTCATTTGCCAAGGAACCGGAAACAGACATTGTAAATGTGGAACCGGTGGAAAATTTTGGTACTCAAAGGAAAACAAGTGTCAACAGA AATCGCACTACTCTGCCGTTTTTGTATTGACGCCTCAAACATTCGGATCAGCCCGTGATTTTTGTGAAGACGAAGGCGGACACCTTGCGTCACCAGACCAAATTATACAGCTGTTTTCTTCATGTGTGGGACCTAATAAAACAATATGGATCGAAG GTACCACAGAAGATGAGATGTGTCCCATTGGAAGGAATTCTGATGGAACGTTACTCATTGGAAACCAAACCAGTTGTTCGAACATCTTCAGTTTTCTTTGTGTATTAACCAACG AAACTCTCGATGGCATGGCCACTAAATGTCGCCATCTTCATCACCACCAGACGATAAAAGGTGCCGATCTGACTA ATCCTTTGTCATGGCCGATTTTCGCGGGAGCGGCTTTTGTTCTAATCCTGGCGCTGACCATTGCAGTgttatgctacatgtataagaG GAAAAAGAGAAGCCGTCCTAAACATAGACACACCGCGTCATACGACTATCATCAGTCAGCAAGTTCAGGTGTGGAACTAAATGTAGTGAAAAGTGATGCTGTCCACGGAACGAATGGAAGCGAATGTTATGATCTCGCGCATGTATCACAAGCGACGACCACTGATCTCTATGGTAATGGTGAACTCGGCGAGAAGCCACCAGCGGTAGCCACTGATCTCCATTGTTATGGTGAACTCGGCGAGAAGCCACCAGCGGTAGCCACTGATCTCTATGGTTACGGTGTACTTGGCGGGAAGTGTCATAATAACGATGGGTTATATTCTCACTCGAAAGGACTTGACAATACGGGAGAGTACGATTCATTCATAAAGAAAGACGAGGACACAGATGTCAACGACATATACGATCACACCCGGCATCAGGAAAACCATTACGACGATTTTCAAAAAGGACGCAAATGTTGA
- the LOC138334336 gene encoding uncharacterized protein isoform X2 produces MTEELSYSADRDTVQYKCNGTENALHGCKTDSCSIRGACTVSVRVTCHSAVRLNGYQTLSGRKRVEVFRENSNGDLEWKGLCRDSWTQENTDVVCKQYGFRTGKSKAGGIQNSSKEMWDGIDFNCSGVEDHLSYCHTVRGDRSCDSDVIVTCSNPRRYNETCSEKAPCEDGLSCTKEICKCGNEMKSYWSSEKKKCLYESSVGGRCRSDDDCISDLICQGTGNRHCKCGTGGKFWYSKENKCQQKSHYSAVFVLTPQTFGSARDFCEDEGGHLASPDQIIQLFSSCVGPNKTIWIEGTTEDEMCPIGRNSDGTLLIGNQTSCSNIFSFLCVLTNETLDGMATKCRHLHHHQTIKGADLTNPLSWPIFAGAAFVLILALTIAVLCYMYKRKKRSRPKHRHTASYDYHQSASSGVELNVVKSDAVHGTNGSECYDLAHVSQATTTDLYGNGELGEKPPAVATDLHCYGELGEKPPAVATDLYGYGVLGGKCHNNDGLYSHSKGLDNTGEYDSFIKKDEDTDVNDIYDHTRHQENHYDDFQKGRKC; encoded by the exons ATGACAGAAGAGCTATCGTATTCCGCGGATCGAGACACAGTGCAGTACAAGTGTAATGGTACAGAAAATGCTTTACATGGTTGCAAGACTGACTCATGTTCTATCCGAGGGGCATGCACAGTCAGTGTTAGAGTAACGTGTCATA GCGCAGTTCGTTTGAATGGCTATCAAACTCTTAGTGGTAGAAAAAGGGTGGAAGTTTTTCGGGAAAATTCAAACGGAGATCTCGAGTGGAAAGGTCTTTGTAGAGATAGCTGGACACAGGAAAACACAGATGTCGTGTGTAAACAATACGGATTTAG AACAGGAAAGTCAAAGGCTGGAGGAATACAGAATTCCAGTAAAGAAATGTGGGATGGTATTGACTTTAATTGTTCTGGTGTGGAGGACCATCTGTCTTACTGTCATACGGTCAGGGGGGATAGGTCATGTGACTCTGACGTTATCGTCACCTGTAGTAACCCAC GTCGTTACAACGAGACGTGCAGTGAGAAAGCACCCTGTGAAGACGGCCTGAGTTGTACAAAAGAAATATGCAAGTGTGGTAACGAAATGAAATCCTATTGGAGTTCGGAAAAGAAGAAATGCCTATATG AATCTTCAGTGGGCGGAAGGTGCCGCTCTGATGACGACTGTATCAGTGACCTCATTTGCCAAGGAACCGGAAACAGACATTGTAAATGTGGAACCGGTGGAAAATTTTGGTACTCAAAGGAAAACAAGTGTCAACAGA AATCGCACTACTCTGCCGTTTTTGTATTGACGCCTCAAACATTCGGATCAGCCCGTGATTTTTGTGAAGACGAAGGCGGACACCTTGCGTCACCAGACCAAATTATACAGCTGTTTTCTTCATGTGTGGGACCTAATAAAACAATATGGATCGAAG GTACCACAGAAGATGAGATGTGTCCCATTGGAAGGAATTCTGATGGAACGTTACTCATTGGAAACCAAACCAGTTGTTCGAACATCTTCAGTTTTCTTTGTGTATTAACCAACG AAACTCTCGATGGCATGGCCACTAAATGTCGCCATCTTCATCACCACCAGACGATAAAAGGTGCCGATCTGACTA ATCCTTTGTCATGGCCGATTTTCGCGGGAGCGGCTTTTGTTCTAATCCTGGCGCTGACCATTGCAGTgttatgctacatgtataagaG GAAAAAGAGAAGCCGTCCTAAACATAGACACACCGCGTCATACGACTATCATCAGTCAGCAAGTTCAGGTGTGGAACTAAATGTAGTGAAAAGTGATGCTGTCCACGGAACGAATGGAAGCGAATGTTATGATCTCGCGCATGTATCACAAGCGACGACCACTGATCTCTATGGTAATGGTGAACTCGGCGAGAAGCCACCAGCGGTAGCCACTGATCTCCATTGTTATGGTGAACTCGGCGAGAAGCCACCAGCGGTAGCCACTGATCTCTATGGTTACGGTGTACTTGGCGGGAAGTGTCATAATAACGATGGGTTATATTCTCACTCGAAAGGACTTGACAATACGGGAGAGTACGATTCATTCATAAAGAAAGACGAGGACACAGATGTCAACGACATATACGATCACACCCGGCATCAGGAAAACCATTACGACGATTTTCAAAAAGGACGCAAATGTTGA